One Camelina sativa cultivar DH55 chromosome 3, Cs, whole genome shotgun sequence genomic window carries:
- the LOC104777040 gene encoding protein TIFY 5A, which produces MKTMQQTCDLELRLFPTSTYDSDSSDDTSVMESTISRDQAQPKEESQRITIFYNGKMCVSSDVTHLQAKSIISMANRDMEEKSSSINGSDSQNKSTRFHHNHYQLPNPKASMKRSLQSFLHKRKIRIQASSPYHHQHSRR; this is translated from the exons ATGAAGACGATGCAGCAAACTTGCGACTTGGAACTTCGTCTTTTTCCCACTTCTACTTATGATTCTGATTCTTCTGATGATACCTC TGTGATGGAATCAACCATCTCACGAGATCAAGCACAACCAAAGGAAGAATCTCAAAGAATAACAATTTTCTACAATGGAAAAATGTGTGTTTCTTCCGATGTTACTCATCTTCAG GCTAAATCTATAATATCGATGGCGAACAGAGATATGGAAGAGAAGTCATCCTCAATAAACGGGTCGGATTCGCAAAATAAGTCGACCCGATTTCATCATAATCATTACCAGCTTCCAAATCCAAAGGCGTCAATGAAAAGATCTCTCCAAAGTTTTCTTCATAAACGGAAAATTCGAATTCAAGCTTCTTCACCTTATCACCATCAACATTCACGACGAtag